A DNA window from Flavobacterium sp. contains the following coding sequences:
- a CDS encoding carboxypeptidase-like regulatory domain-containing protein, producing the protein MNKNRLILALLFLCFSCISLAQNAHVKGIILDNEKHPVSNVNITSGKNAVQSDANGFFEIDVVSNKKASIIFTHISLKMISLTVTLKPDEVFVFNPVMNNSQEQMGEVFVSSRNRKRVQGITNVDVATIKKIPGANAGIENILKTLPGVNSNNELSTQYAVRGGNYDENLVYVNEVEVYRPFLIRSGQQEGLSFTNTDLVQNVDFSAGGFQAKFGDKLSSVLDITYRKPTQFGASLEASFLGGSASADLVSKNKKWSAVTGVRYRNNSLLVNSQDTQTNYTPTFADIQTNINYDISKKWQISFLGNISQNKYLYQPLTRETKFGTIDQPMALAVYYEGQEKDQYDTYFGALKTTYKVLPTLTLKLIGSLFHTTEKEHFDILAQYRLGNVDTENPNDASNIDFTRGIGSQLNHARNDLDALIANMEIKGTKDWKESQLEFGLKYTRESIRDRVVEWEVIDSAGFSINPPLVILPENNQPYSPYTGPLLPYQDIRATNFNTINRYSGYAQWNKQSMLGSSQIWYHIGARFQSWQVSGAAEEGKNQTVVSPRAQFAIKPDWDRDMVFRISGGLYHQPPFYRELRDLDGVVNPNVKAQEAVHVVLGNDYNFKMWNRPFKWVTEIYYKSLSDVNVYSIDNVRIRYVANNNAKAYAQGLDFRLNGEFVPGTESWVSFGYLKTEENYENKGYIARPTDQRLKFAMLFQDYMPNIPSVKVYLNLVYNTGLPGGSPAYSDPYLYQNRLNDYRRADIGFAKVFVDSSTQSSKTSWLKNFKELAVGLEIFNLFNNQNAITNTWVRDVYSKNQYAIPNYMTSRVFNIKLNARL; encoded by the coding sequence TTGAATAAAAACAGGTTAATACTCGCTTTACTTTTTCTGTGCTTTAGTTGTATTTCATTGGCTCAAAATGCTCATGTTAAAGGTATTATTTTAGATAATGAAAAGCATCCTGTTTCAAATGTCAATATTACTTCGGGCAAAAATGCTGTGCAGTCTGATGCAAATGGTTTTTTTGAAATCGATGTGGTTTCCAATAAAAAAGCTTCGATTATTTTTACCCATATTTCTTTAAAAATGATCAGCCTCACGGTAACTTTAAAACCAGATGAAGTTTTTGTTTTTAATCCTGTAATGAACAATTCTCAGGAACAAATGGGAGAGGTTTTTGTTTCATCCCGAAACCGAAAAAGAGTTCAGGGAATTACAAATGTTGACGTTGCCACCATAAAAAAGATTCCGGGAGCAAATGCCGGGATCGAAAATATTCTAAAAACCCTTCCCGGAGTAAACTCAAACAATGAACTTAGCACTCAATATGCCGTTCGAGGCGGAAATTATGATGAAAACTTAGTGTATGTAAACGAAGTCGAAGTATATCGTCCGTTTTTAATTCGTTCAGGTCAACAAGAAGGATTAAGTTTCACGAATACAGATTTGGTTCAGAATGTCGATTTTTCGGCTGGAGGTTTTCAGGCAAAGTTTGGAGATAAATTATCTTCGGTTTTAGATATTACGTATAGAAAACCAACGCAGTTTGGTGCTTCTTTGGAAGCCAGTTTTTTAGGTGGAAGTGCTTCTGCAGATTTAGTTTCAAAAAATAAAAAATGGTCTGCCGTAACCGGAGTTCGTTATCGAAATAACAGTTTATTGGTAAACAGTCAGGATACGCAGACGAATTACACGCCAACTTTTGCAGATATTCAAACGAATATTAATTATGATATTTCTAAAAAATGGCAGATTAGCTTTTTGGGAAATATTTCGCAGAACAAATATTTGTATCAGCCTTTAACCCGCGAAACTAAATTTGGGACAATCGATCAGCCAATGGCGCTTGCCGTTTATTATGAAGGACAGGAAAAAGATCAATATGATACTTATTTTGGAGCTTTAAAAACCACATATAAAGTTTTGCCAACCTTAACTTTAAAATTGATAGGTTCTTTATTTCATACTACTGAAAAAGAACATTTTGATATTTTGGCTCAATATCGTTTAGGAAATGTCGATACCGAAAATCCAAACGATGCATCTAACATTGATTTTACAAGAGGAATTGGTTCTCAATTGAATCACGCCCGAAACGATCTTGATGCTTTAATTGCCAATATGGAAATTAAAGGAACGAAAGACTGGAAAGAAAGTCAGCTTGAGTTTGGATTAAAATATACCAGAGAATCTATCAGGGACAGAGTAGTAGAGTGGGAAGTAATCGATTCTGCAGGATTTTCAATAAATCCGCCTTTGGTTATTCTTCCGGAAAATAATCAGCCGTATTCACCGTATACCGGACCGCTTTTGCCATATCAGGATATTCGCGCGACAAATTTCAATACAATTAACAGATATTCGGGTTATGCTCAATGGAATAAACAGTCAATGCTTGGGTCAAGTCAGATTTGGTACCACATCGGAGCTCGTTTTCAAAGCTGGCAGGTTTCCGGAGCTGCAGAAGAGGGAAAAAATCAGACTGTAGTGAGTCCGCGAGCACAGTTTGCTATAAAACCGGATTGGGATCGTGATATGGTTTTCAGGATTTCCGGCGGATTGTACCATCAGCCTCCATTTTACAGAGAGCTTCGTGATCTGGATGGAGTTGTAAATCCGAATGTAAAGGCACAGGAAGCTGTTCATGTCGTTTTGGGGAATGATTATAATTTTAAAATGTGGAACCGTCCTTTTAAATGGGTTACGGAAATTTATTATAAATCACTTTCGGATGTAAATGTTTATTCAATAGACAATGTCAGAATTAGATATGTGGCTAATAATAATGCCAAAGCATATGCGCAGGGACTTGATTTTAGATTGAATGGTGAATTTGTGCCGGGAACTGAATCGTGGGTAAGTTTTGGATATTTGAAAACAGAAGAAAATTACGAAAACAAAGGGTATATTGCCCGCCCAACAGATCAGCGTTTGAAATTTGCAATGCTTTTTCAGGATTATATGCCAAATATTCCGAGTGTAAAAGTATATTTGAATTTAGTTTATAATACAGGACTTCCGGGTGGTTCACCTGCTTATTCTGATCCGTATTTATACCAAAATCGCTTAAATGATTACAGAAGAGCAGATATTGGTTTTGCTAAAGTTTTTGTTGACAGCAGCACGCAAAGCTCTAAAACAAGCTGGCTGAAAAATTTTAAAGAATTAGCTGTAGGTTTAGAAATTTTCAATCTTTTCAATAATCAAAATGCGATTACTAATACCTGGGTTCGCGATGTGTATTCTAAAAATCAATATGCGATTCCAAATTATATGACTTCCAGAGTTTTTAATATAAAACTGAATGCGAGATTATGA
- a CDS encoding M23 family metallopeptidase, with the protein MKFTVLALLLSPFLFAQTQYPKDYFRPPLDIPMQLSGNFGELRPNHFHAGFDLKTNQKEGLNVYAIADGYVSRIKISTFGNGKCIYITHPNGYTSVYGHLQTTVGPIQDYVKKTHYEQKAYEIEMFPKPDELPVTKGQLIALSGNTGSSEGPHLHFEIRDTKTEFVINPIFFGFDQNIKDTKKPTLSSLYVYPLDNATVNQSKQPLLVNMTLQKDGTYLAAKVKANGKIGFGINAVDTDDVSFNKNGVFNVSTFLNGNQNYNYQFNTYSFDEMRFINAFIDYPRYKKTSQRVQKLFMKTPFALSIIKTDSLRGIITPEPNLASTYRIEVSDYFGNQNSITVPIEYDTETPIVPSEPVTSKYFVRYNRDSNFEKDNMSVFFPAGTFYEDFNMNFDVKNNKVYIHDDTVPVHSNFTITIKDTLYPESLRDKLYIGKGTSYNGTIRKGDVFTAKAKVLGQYGLVLDTIAPVIKITKPVEGKWISDQKKIEFTIGDSLSGIKSYNGYLNGSWVLFEYENKNRKITHTFDDQYLTEGENFLKIEVVDNVGNSTIFETHFFRSQQK; encoded by the coding sequence ATGAAATTTACTGTACTTGCCCTATTATTATCTCCTTTTTTATTCGCCCAGACACAATATCCTAAAGATTATTTCCGCCCGCCGCTTGATATTCCAATGCAGTTATCGGGGAATTTTGGTGAATTAAGACCAAACCATTTTCATGCAGGTTTTGACTTAAAAACAAATCAAAAAGAAGGATTGAATGTTTATGCGATTGCAGACGGATATGTGTCAAGAATTAAAATTTCTACTTTCGGAAACGGAAAATGTATTTACATCACGCATCCAAATGGTTATACTTCTGTTTACGGTCATTTGCAGACCACAGTTGGGCCAATTCAGGATTATGTAAAAAAAACACATTATGAGCAAAAAGCTTACGAAATAGAAATGTTTCCAAAACCAGATGAACTTCCCGTTACAAAAGGACAGCTTATAGCGCTTTCCGGAAATACAGGATCTTCAGAAGGACCTCATTTGCATTTTGAAATTCGCGATACTAAAACAGAATTTGTCATCAATCCAATTTTCTTTGGCTTTGACCAAAATATTAAAGATACCAAAAAGCCAACTTTGTCAAGTTTATATGTATATCCATTAGATAATGCGACGGTCAACCAGTCTAAACAGCCTTTGCTGGTTAACATGACACTTCAAAAAGACGGAACATATCTCGCTGCAAAAGTAAAAGCAAACGGAAAAATTGGTTTTGGAATCAATGCCGTTGATACTGATGATGTTTCTTTTAATAAAAATGGTGTTTTTAATGTGTCGACTTTTTTAAACGGAAATCAGAATTATAATTATCAGTTTAATACGTATTCATTTGATGAAATGCGTTTCATTAACGCCTTTATTGATTATCCGAGATATAAAAAAACAAGTCAGCGAGTTCAGAAACTTTTTATGAAAACGCCTTTTGCTTTAAGTATTATTAAAACGGATTCGCTTCGTGGTATAATTACGCCTGAACCTAATCTGGCATCGACTTACAGAATTGAAGTTTCGGATTATTTTGGCAATCAAAATTCGATTACAGTTCCAATTGAATATGATACAGAAACTCCGATTGTGCCATCAGAACCGGTTACATCTAAATATTTTGTTCGTTATAACCGCGATTCAAATTTTGAGAAAGATAATATGTCTGTTTTCTTTCCGGCTGGTACTTTTTACGAAGATTTCAATATGAATTTTGATGTAAAAAATAACAAAGTTTATATTCACGATGATACAGTTCCGGTACATTCGAATTTTACAATTACGATAAAAGATACCCTTTATCCTGAATCCTTACGCGATAAACTTTATATCGGAAAAGGAACAAGTTATAACGGAACCATTAGAAAAGGGGATGTTTTTACTGCAAAAGCTAAAGTCTTAGGGCAATACGGCTTAGTTCTCGATACAATTGCTCCGGTTATAAAAATTACAAAACCGGTTGAAGGGAAATGGATCAGCGATCAGAAAAAAATTGAATTTACTATTGGAGATTCTTTATCAGGAATTAAATCTTATAACGGCTACTTAAACGGAAGCTGGGTTTTATTTGAATATGAAAACAAAAACAGAAAAATCACCCATACTTTTGACGATCAGTATTTGACTGAGGGTGAAAACTTTTTAAAAATTGAAGTTGTTGATAATGTAGGAAATTCTACTATCTTTGAAACTCATTTTTTTAGAAGTCAACAAAAATAA
- a CDS encoding cell division protein ZapA: MDGKLRIKISIADRVYPLTVEPSQEEGLRSASKKIDAMIKQFEESYAVRDKQDVLAMCALQFASQVEQKQIDNAIDGEETIERIKRLNTLLDQYLEN, from the coding sequence ATGGACGGAAAGCTTAGAATTAAAATATCAATTGCCGACCGAGTTTATCCTTTAACGGTTGAACCAAGTCAGGAAGAAGGGCTTAGAAGCGCTTCAAAAAAAATTGATGCTATGATTAAGCAGTTCGAAGAAAGCTACGCAGTTCGTGATAAACAAGATGTATTGGCCATGTGCGCCCTGCAATTTGCATCGCAAGTGGAACAAAAACAAATTGACAACGCAATCGATGGCGAAGAAACTATCGAAAGAATTAAAAGATTAAATACGCTTTTAGATCAATATCTCGAAAATTAA
- the rny gene encoding ribonuclease Y — MDIITIIIGIVGIAAGFAIAKIIEKSNISNLIKNAKKEAASILKDANLEAENIKKDKILQAKERFIELKSEHEQVILARDKKVAEVEKRVRDKESQVSNELSKAKKVNDEFEAKTAEYNNKIEVLDKKQAEVDKLHKSQLQQLEVISGLSAEEAKEQLVEGLKAEAKSKAMSHIQETIEEAKLTAQQEAKKIIINTIQRVGTEEAVENCVSVFNIESDDVKGRIIGREGRNIRALEAATGVEIIVDDTPEAIILSCFDPVRREIARLSLHKLVTDGRIHPARIEEVVAKTAKQIDDEIIEVGKRTVIDLGIHGLHPELIKVVGRMKYRSSYGQNLLQHSREVSKLCGIMAAELGLNVKLAKRAGLLHDIGKVPDTESDLPHALLGMQWAEKYGEKDEVCNAIGAHHDEIEMKSLLSPIVQVCDAISGARPGARRQVLDSYIQRLKDLEDVAYGFSGVKNAYAIQAGRELRVIVESEKVSDDNAANLSFEISQKIQTEMTYPGQVKVTVIRETRAVNIAK; from the coding sequence ATGGACATCATAACGATCATTATTGGTATTGTAGGTATTGCGGCAGGTTTTGCAATAGCTAAAATTATCGAGAAAAGTAATATTTCTAACTTAATCAAAAATGCTAAAAAAGAAGCAGCTTCAATTTTAAAAGATGCTAATTTAGAAGCCGAAAATATTAAAAAAGATAAAATTCTTCAGGCAAAAGAACGTTTTATCGAATTAAAATCTGAACACGAACAAGTTATTTTGGCACGCGATAAAAAAGTAGCCGAAGTAGAAAAGCGTGTGCGCGATAAAGAATCTCAGGTTTCTAACGAACTTTCTAAAGCTAAAAAAGTAAACGACGAGTTTGAAGCTAAAACTGCTGAATACAACAACAAAATCGAAGTTTTAGACAAAAAACAAGCGGAAGTTGATAAATTACACAAAAGCCAGTTACAACAGCTTGAAGTAATTTCAGGTCTTTCTGCAGAAGAAGCGAAAGAACAATTAGTAGAAGGCTTAAAAGCCGAAGCTAAAAGCAAAGCTATGTCTCACATTCAGGAAACTATTGAAGAGGCCAAACTTACTGCACAGCAGGAAGCTAAAAAAATCATTATCAATACCATTCAGCGTGTTGGAACTGAAGAAGCAGTTGAGAACTGCGTTTCTGTTTTCAACATTGAATCTGACGATGTAAAAGGACGTATTATTGGTCGTGAAGGTCGTAATATTAGAGCTCTTGAAGCTGCAACCGGAGTTGAAATCATTGTTGATGATACGCCGGAAGCTATTATTCTTTCTTGTTTTGATCCTGTTCGTAGAGAAATTGCCCGTTTGTCTTTACATAAATTAGTTACTGACGGACGTATTCACCCAGCTCGTATCGAAGAAGTTGTGGCTAAAACAGCTAAACAAATCGATGATGAAATTATCGAAGTTGGAAAACGTACTGTAATTGACTTAGGTATTCACGGTTTACACCCAGAATTAATTAAAGTGGTAGGTAGAATGAAATACCGTTCTTCTTACGGACAAAACTTATTACAACACTCGAGAGAGGTTTCTAAACTTTGCGGTATCATGGCGGCTGAATTAGGCTTAAATGTAAAACTAGCAAAAAGAGCTGGTTTACTTCATGATATTGGAAAAGTGCCGGATACAGAAAGTGATCTACCACACGCATTATTAGGTATGCAGTGGGCTGAAAAATATGGCGAGAAAGATGAAGTATGTAACGCTATTGGAGCGCACCACGACGAGATTGAAATGAAATCATTATTATCTCCAATCGTTCAGGTTTGTGATGCTATTTCCGGAGCAAGACCAGGTGCAAGACGTCAGGTTCTGGATTCATATATCCAGCGTTTGAAAGATCTTGAAGATGTTGCTTACGGGTTCAGCGGAGTTAAAAATGCTTATGCAATTCAGGCTGGTAGAGAACTTCGTGTAATTGTAGAAAGTGAAAAAGTTTCTGATGATAACGCTGCAAACCTTTCATTTGAAATTTCACAAAAAATTCAAACTGAAATGACTTATCCGGGACAGGTAAAAGTAACGGTAATTAGAGAGACAAGAGCGGTAAATATTGCGAAATAA
- a CDS encoding PAS domain-containing protein has protein sequence MVFDLYSNEDCLEVNNFYKKLFAEMPDLLFQFIIDNDNQYTFPLVSKSADEIFELSNRDFTDNIKFTIYDRIFEQDRELFFQSLVNARKEIKPWQLEFRAVLPKKGLRWFKVSARTELSADGRVSFFGHISDITELKDKEEKLRISEERFQFALDASTVGIWDWDMVTNNVFYSSLSLKILELESADIFDDPERWDKIVHPDDLPKYYSDIREHFDNKIPYYENYHRVMTSSGNYKWILDRGKVIKRDENGKPLRVIGTHTDISAQKEKELELLKTMKLYSDQNSRLLNFSHIVSHNLNTQAGNIKSILDFIDADGDKETVTEMLEHLRTVSNDLNETISNLTQIVKTQSNINIAVVPLKLCEYIEKTISTIKGYDNHKKITIINNVPQYLTINFNPAYLESVLLNFTTNAIKYAHPDREPVIVFDFGIEPEGYKSLKITDNGLGIDLKVYGDLLFGMYKTFHKHEDARGIGLYITKNQIEAMKGTVSVESEVGVGTSFKIVFNDL, from the coding sequence ATGGTTTTTGACTTATACAGTAATGAGGATTGCTTAGAGGTGAACAATTTTTATAAAAAATTATTTGCCGAAATGCCAGATTTGCTTTTTCAATTTATTATCGACAATGATAATCAATATACCTTTCCTTTAGTAAGTAAATCAGCTGATGAAATTTTTGAACTTTCAAACAGAGATTTTACCGACAACATAAAGTTTACAATTTACGACAGGATTTTTGAACAGGACAGGGAACTTTTTTTTCAGTCCTTAGTAAATGCGCGTAAGGAAATTAAACCCTGGCAATTAGAATTTAGAGCTGTTCTTCCCAAAAAAGGACTTCGCTGGTTTAAAGTTTCGGCCAGAACAGAATTATCGGCAGATGGAAGAGTGAGTTTTTTTGGTCATATTTCGGATATCACCGAATTAAAAGACAAAGAAGAAAAGCTTCGTATATCCGAAGAACGTTTTCAGTTTGCACTCGATGCTTCTACCGTTGGAATTTGGGATTGGGATATGGTGACCAATAATGTTTTTTATTCTTCACTTTCGTTAAAAATCTTAGAATTAGAATCAGCGGATATTTTTGATGATCCGGAACGATGGGATAAAATCGTGCATCCGGATGATCTCCCAAAATATTATTCAGATATTAGAGAACATTTTGACAATAAAATTCCATATTACGAAAATTACCATCGTGTAATGACATCCAGTGGAAATTATAAGTGGATTTTGGACAGAGGAAAAGTGATTAAACGCGATGAAAATGGTAAGCCGCTGCGTGTAATAGGAACTCATACCGACATTTCGGCTCAAAAGGAAAAAGAACTGGAACTTTTGAAAACAATGAAATTGTATAGCGATCAAAATAGCCGACTGCTGAATTTTTCGCATATTGTTTCGCATAATCTAAATACGCAGGCAGGAAACATAAAGTCAATTCTGGATTTTATAGATGCTGATGGTGATAAAGAAACGGTAACAGAAATGCTGGAACATTTGCGAACTGTTTCAAATGATTTGAATGAAACAATTTCAAATTTAACTCAAATAGTAAAAACGCAGAGTAATATTAATATAGCCGTTGTTCCGCTTAAGCTTTGTGAATATATCGAAAAAACTATTTCGACAATTAAAGGGTATGATAACCATAAAAAAATAACGATCATAAATAATGTTCCGCAGTATTTAACGATTAATTTTAATCCGGCTTATCTGGAAAGTGTGCTGTTGAATTTTACAACCAATGCTATAAAATATGCACATCCGGATCGTGAACCGGTTATTGTTTTTGATTTTGGAATTGAACCTGAGGGTTACAAATCGTTAAAAATTACAGATAATGGCTTGGGGATCGATTTGAAGGTATATGGCGATTTATTATTCGGAATGTATAAAACGTTTCATAAACACGAAGATGCACGCGGAATTGGCTTGTATATTACCAAAAATCAAATTGAAGCCATGAAAGGAACGGTTTCGGTAGAAAGTGAAGTTGGAGTAGGTACGAGCTTTAAAATCGTTTTTAATGATCTTTAA
- the xerD gene encoding site-specific tyrosine recombinase XerD — MKWNNYIKDYQSYLRIERGLSKNTIENYSFDIERLRLFLETNQIDVSPIKITDETVQQFIYSVSKEVNPRSQARIISGLKSFFNYLIFEDYRNDSPLELIESPKTGRKLPDTLSVKDIDALIAAIDLSSNEGERNRAILETLYGCGLRVSELVTLKISDLFFDEGFIKITGKGNKERFVPIGKLTQKYMQIYRDEIRVHLTIKKGCEDTLFLNRRGNQLTRAMIFTIIKDLAVKIGLHKNISPHTLRHSFATHLLENGADLRSIQLMLGHESITTTEIYVHLDRSFLKEVMHSYHPRK, encoded by the coding sequence ATGAAATGGAATAATTATATAAAAGACTATCAATCGTATCTGCGAATTGAAAGAGGCTTGTCTAAAAATACAATTGAGAACTATAGCTTTGATATTGAGCGTTTGCGTCTTTTTTTGGAAACCAATCAAATTGATGTTTCTCCTATAAAAATTACAGATGAAACCGTTCAGCAGTTTATATATTCAGTTTCAAAAGAAGTAAATCCGCGTTCGCAGGCTCGTATAATTTCTGGCTTGAAGAGTTTTTTTAATTATTTAATTTTTGAAGATTATCGAAATGACAGCCCTTTAGAACTTATAGAAAGCCCTAAAACAGGAAGAAAATTACCGGATACATTATCTGTAAAAGATATTGATGCGCTTATAGCGGCGATAGATTTAAGCAGTAATGAAGGAGAGAGAAATCGCGCGATTTTAGAAACACTTTATGGCTGCGGTCTTAGGGTTTCGGAATTGGTTACGCTCAAAATATCAGATTTATTCTTTGACGAAGGTTTTATTAAAATTACCGGAAAGGGAAATAAAGAACGTTTTGTGCCAATTGGTAAACTGACTCAAAAATATATGCAGATTTATAGAGATGAAATTCGGGTTCATCTTACTATAAAAAAGGGCTGCGAAGATACTTTGTTCTTAAACCGCAGAGGAAATCAGTTAACACGTGCTATGATTTTTACCATTATTAAAGATCTCGCTGTAAAAATTGGTTTGCATAAAAATATCAGTCCGCATACATTACGCCATTCTTTTGCAACACATTTACTGGAAAATGGTGCCGATTTAAGATCTATTCAGTTAATGCTGGGGCATGAATCGATTACAACTACAGAAATTTATGTGCATTTAGACAGAAGTTTCCTTAAAGAAGTAATGCATTCTTATCATCCACGAAAGTAA
- a CDS encoding porin family protein, whose product MKKVILTAIAILAFGFANAQQTRFGVKGGLNITNFSGDNDSNALIGFQIGGFAEIKIIERLSIQPELLFSTQGASFDVNGSNRDIDYKLNYINIPVLAKFYIVKQFYVEGGPQLGFLVSAKRDGNDIKDSYKSTDLGFNFGAGYYFTDNFSVGLRYTVGLSNVGDYDTDDIDAYLDSPKNSVLALTAAYKF is encoded by the coding sequence ATGAAGAAAGTTATTTTAACAGCAATTGCTATTTTGGCATTTGGCTTTGCAAATGCACAGCAAACAAGATTTGGAGTAAAAGGAGGTCTTAATATCACAAATTTTAGTGGAGATAATGACTCAAATGCATTAATAGGTTTTCAGATTGGTGGTTTTGCAGAAATAAAGATTATTGAAAGACTATCTATTCAGCCAGAACTTTTATTTTCAACACAAGGAGCATCGTTTGATGTTAACGGAAGTAATCGCGATATTGATTATAAATTAAATTACATCAACATCCCTGTGTTAGCAAAATTTTATATTGTAAAACAATTTTATGTAGAAGGTGGACCTCAATTAGGATTTTTAGTTTCTGCTAAAAGAGATGGCAATGATATAAAAGATTCGTACAAATCTACTGATTTAGGTTTTAATTTTGGAGCAGGATATTATTTTACAGATAATTTTTCTGTAGGTCTGCGTTATACAGTTGGTTTGTCTAATGTTGGAGATTATGATACAGATGATATCGATGCTTATTTAGATAGTCCAAAAAATAGTGTTTTAGCTTTAACTGCTGCATATAAATTTTAA
- a CDS encoding outer membrane beta-barrel protein, whose protein sequence is MKKLFLAAIAVLGLASAKAQTSGFSKGDAFISGALNVVSEKTGDAKSNGFIIQPKVGYFVTENIAIGAKLGFGSTKEGENKTNSFTAGAFGRYYFTPASQFSVYGQAGLDFTNEKYKPGNAKANEIGANIGLGLSYFLSNHFAIEATWLGLGYNVNNNGGHGADKTNSFGFGTDLRDVSFGVVYKF, encoded by the coding sequence ATGAAAAAATTATTTTTAGCTGCTATTGCAGTATTAGGTCTTGCATCTGCTAAGGCACAAACAAGTGGATTTTCAAAAGGAGATGCGTTTATTTCAGGAGCTTTAAATGTGGTGTCTGAAAAAACAGGTGATGCTAAATCAAATGGATTTATAATTCAGCCAAAAGTTGGTTATTTTGTTACTGAAAACATTGCGATTGGAGCAAAATTAGGTTTTGGATCAACAAAAGAAGGTGAAAACAAAACGAATTCATTCACAGCAGGTGCTTTTGGTAGATATTACTTTACTCCGGCATCTCAATTTTCAGTATACGGTCAGGCAGGTCTTGATTTTACTAATGAAAAATATAAACCAGGAAATGCTAAAGCAAACGAAATTGGAGCAAACATTGGTTTAGGTTTAAGTTATTTCTTATCTAATCATTTCGCTATCGAAGCAACTTGGTTAGGTTTAGGATACAACGTAAACAACAATGGCGGTCATGGGGCTGATAAAACAAACTCTTTTGGTTTTGGTACTGATTTAAGAGACGTGAGCTTTGGAGTAGTTTACAAATTTTAA
- a CDS encoding porin family protein, whose protein sequence is MKKILLAAVLFIATTATIQAQLLKIGVKAGVNFANQTGDASFSGIDYSKDGITSYHAGLVAEVKLLEKFSIQPELLYSTQGATYKNAVEEFKNELGYLSIPVMAKIYMTKSLSLEVGPQASFLLSNKEEFDAQDPKTFDFAINAGLGLKITEGLFIQGRYGFGLTEVSSKADLKNSVFQISAGYMF, encoded by the coding sequence ATGAAAAAAATACTTTTAGCAGCTGTATTGTTCATAGCAACAACAGCTACAATCCAGGCACAATTATTAAAAATCGGGGTAAAAGCAGGGGTTAACTTTGCCAATCAAACAGGAGATGCAAGTTTCAGCGGAATCGATTACAGCAAAGATGGAATAACCAGTTACCATGCAGGTTTAGTCGCAGAAGTTAAACTTTTAGAAAAATTCTCTATTCAGCCGGAACTTTTATACTCAACACAAGGAGCAACTTATAAAAATGCAGTAGAGGAATTTAAAAATGAATTAGGTTATTTATCTATTCCTGTAATGGCTAAAATATATATGACCAAATCATTAAGTTTAGAAGTAGGACCACAAGCTTCATTTTTATTAAGCAATAAAGAAGAATTTGATGCTCAGGATCCTAAAACTTTTGACTTTGCTATTAATGCGGGACTTGGGTTAAAAATTACTGAAGGACTTTTTATACAGGGTCGTTATGGATTTGGTTTAACAGAAGTTTCTTCAAAAGCAGATCTAAAAAACTCTGTATTCCAAATTTCTGCAGGATATATGTTCTAA
- the aroQ gene encoding type II 3-dehydroquinate dehydratase — protein sequence MKICIINGPNLNLLGKREPEVYGSQTFEDYFETLKQKFPNVELSYYQSNIEGELIGKIQEVGFSFDGIILNAGAYTHTSIGLGDAMKAVTTPVIEVHISNTYARESFRHQSYLSGNAKGVILGFGLKSYELAIQSFL from the coding sequence ATGAAAATCTGCATTATCAACGGACCCAATTTAAATCTTTTAGGAAAACGTGAACCGGAAGTTTACGGAAGCCAGACTTTTGAAGATTATTTTGAAACGTTGAAACAAAAATTTCCGAACGTTGAGCTTTCTTATTACCAAAGTAATATCGAAGGAGAATTGATTGGAAAAATTCAGGAAGTTGGTTTTTCATTTGATGGAATTATTTTAAATGCCGGAGCTTACACACATACTTCTATAGGTCTAGGCGACGCTATGAAAGCGGTTACAACTCCCGTAATCGAAGTGCATATTTCTAATACGTATGCCCGAGAGAGTTTCAGACATCAATCTTATTTATCCGGAAATGCAAAAGGTGTTATTTTAGGTTTTGGATTGAAAAGCTACGAATTGGCGATTCAGTCATTTTTATAA